One genomic window of Sphingobacterium oryzagri includes the following:
- the rhaM gene encoding L-rhamnose mutarotase, with amino-acid sequence MQKVAFKMKLKPGMKAEYKKRHEAIWPELVALLKDSGISDYSIFLDEESDTLFAVQRLTGNSSQELGKTAIVQRWWQYMADIMETNADFSPVSTPLTNVFHLD; translated from the coding sequence ATGCAAAAAGTTGCTTTTAAGATGAAGTTAAAACCCGGCATGAAAGCGGAGTATAAAAAAAGGCATGAGGCTATCTGGCCAGAGCTTGTAGCGCTTTTAAAGGATAGTGGTATTTCAGACTACAGCATTTTTTTAGATGAAGAGAGCGACACGCTTTTTGCTGTGCAGCGCCTCACCGGCAATTCGTCGCAAGAGTTAGGAAAAACCGCTATTGTACAACGCTGGTGGCAATATATGGCCGATATTATGGAAACGAATGCCGATTTTTCGCCCGTTTCGACACCGTTGACAAATGTCTTCCATTTAGATTAA
- a CDS encoding glycosyl hydrolase produces the protein MRWRWMPFLVFWFNLSFSYAQPSWPTVTKEMKPWTRWWWMGSAVDRPNLQRELQQFDAAGFGGVEVTPIYGAKGYESRYIPYLSERWLDMLNFTTTAATDLGLGVDMNLGTGWPFGGPTVQLMDAATKFLVEDSTLEKGSTLSFPWVAKDGQQSSAKLQALRAYTATGKSINLEAYIADNSRPWIAPEDVRIIALFSGKTGQRVKRAAPGGEGFTLDHLGASAVQHYFDTFRQAFAKRNVNLRAFFNDSYEVYGANWTDLFLTEFNRRKGYKLEDYLLDFSGNGSDKEKEARVKSDYREVVSAILQDNFLRPFTTFSHRYGAVSKNQAHGSPGNLIDLYGSTDIAECETFGSSSFAIPGLRRDPADVRNVDPDPMMFKFASSATHTLGKKYTSAETFTWLTDHFKTSLSQAKPEVEQLFLAGVNHVFYHGSTYSPKDIDFPGWLFYASVNFTANNSFWPHLSGLNSYVTRVQSILQTTQADNELLVYWPIYDVWHDTEAPFKTLGVHHVDQWLHPSTCYKQSVRLQRAGYSFDFVSDAILAQSTVKSGKIVTAEHAQPYKTLYVPASHFFSEETFRKLLELANAGATIIFEALPKDVAGLNQLEPRRAVFRQLLAQLPILHDAENQYCRYGKGKIYITKDMLSALETEEIFAERLVQSGLKFSRRVANGSTYYYMVNHSEKMIDESVRLNRVGLHYTLLDPQTGQAFTLLSDKGKIRLQLPSGYAWIVQVANQEASLPTYAYMDNLQEQTVFTAAWRVSFTTGGPVLPKSRRLKELSFWTDWHDTTADKFGGTASYETEIELQKQQSKAYLLTLGQLAESARVLVNGQEAGMVWSYPFQIEIGQLLRNGKNTIRIEVANLMANRVRELDRQHVPWRNYHEINFVNIDYKPFDASQWPLQDSGLKGPVQLFVY, from the coding sequence ATGAGATGGAGATGGATGCCTTTTCTTGTTTTTTGGTTTAACCTATCTTTTAGTTACGCGCAGCCGAGTTGGCCAACCGTGACCAAAGAAATGAAACCATGGACGCGCTGGTGGTGGATGGGTTCAGCAGTAGACCGGCCTAATCTGCAGCGCGAACTGCAACAGTTTGATGCGGCGGGATTTGGCGGTGTCGAGGTAACGCCCATCTACGGAGCGAAGGGCTACGAGTCTCGATATATTCCTTACCTTTCCGAACGCTGGTTGGATATGCTAAATTTTACGACCACAGCGGCAACAGATTTAGGCTTGGGCGTCGATATGAATTTAGGTACAGGTTGGCCATTTGGCGGGCCGACAGTTCAGCTGATGGACGCTGCCACGAAATTTTTGGTCGAGGATAGCACGCTCGAAAAGGGCAGCACACTGTCTTTCCCATGGGTTGCGAAAGACGGCCAGCAATCGTCTGCGAAATTACAAGCGCTACGCGCGTATACCGCGACAGGGAAATCCATTAATCTAGAAGCGTACATTGCTGACAACAGTCGGCCATGGATCGCTCCGGAAGATGTTCGCATAATCGCGTTATTTTCCGGAAAAACCGGGCAGCGCGTCAAGCGCGCAGCGCCGGGAGGCGAAGGCTTTACGCTCGACCATTTAGGCGCGAGCGCGGTGCAGCACTATTTTGATACGTTCAGGCAAGCCTTTGCAAAGAGAAACGTCAACCTGCGCGCTTTTTTTAACGACAGCTATGAAGTGTATGGTGCAAATTGGACCGATCTGTTCTTAACGGAATTTAACCGTAGAAAAGGATACAAGCTAGAAGACTACCTGTTGGATTTTTCAGGCAACGGTTCTGATAAGGAAAAGGAAGCGCGCGTAAAGTCAGATTACAGAGAAGTGGTAAGTGCGATTTTACAGGATAATTTTCTACGGCCTTTTACAACCTTTTCACACCGCTATGGCGCTGTTTCCAAAAATCAGGCACACGGTTCGCCAGGCAATTTAATTGATCTGTATGGCAGCACCGATATCGCAGAATGTGAAACGTTTGGATCCAGCAGTTTTGCCATTCCCGGCTTGCGTCGCGACCCTGCTGATGTTCGTAACGTGGATCCCGATCCGATGATGTTTAAGTTTGCTTCCTCGGCCACACATACGCTCGGAAAAAAGTATACATCAGCAGAAACCTTCACCTGGTTGACCGATCATTTCAAAACCTCGCTGTCACAAGCAAAGCCTGAGGTAGAGCAATTGTTTTTAGCAGGCGTTAACCATGTCTTTTATCACGGAAGCACATATTCACCAAAAGACATCGATTTTCCAGGCTGGCTATTCTATGCATCTGTAAATTTTACGGCAAATAATTCTTTTTGGCCACATCTATCAGGGTTAAACAGCTACGTAACCAGGGTGCAGTCTATTTTGCAAACGACACAGGCAGATAATGAACTGCTGGTTTATTGGCCCATTTACGATGTGTGGCACGACACAGAAGCGCCTTTTAAGACGTTGGGTGTGCATCATGTTGACCAGTGGTTGCACCCCAGCACATGCTATAAGCAAAGTGTACGCTTGCAGCGGGCGGGATATAGTTTTGATTTTGTTTCGGACGCTATTTTAGCACAATCCACCGTAAAATCAGGAAAGATCGTCACGGCCGAGCATGCCCAGCCCTACAAAACATTGTACGTGCCGGCCAGTCATTTCTTTTCCGAAGAGACCTTTCGTAAATTGTTAGAACTTGCCAATGCTGGTGCAACGATTATTTTTGAAGCGCTTCCCAAAGATGTGGCGGGCTTAAATCAATTAGAGCCAAGGCGCGCCGTCTTTCGGCAATTGCTAGCGCAATTACCTATTCTGCATGATGCAGAAAATCAATACTGTCGTTACGGTAAAGGAAAGATTTACATCACAAAAGATATGCTATCGGCCTTGGAAACCGAAGAAATCTTTGCCGAGCGGCTTGTACAATCGGGACTCAAGTTCAGCCGTCGGGTGGCAAATGGCTCCACCTATTATTATATGGTAAACCACAGTGAAAAAATGATTGACGAATCGGTTCGGTTGAATAGGGTTGGTCTTCACTACACGCTGCTAGATCCACAAACCGGGCAGGCCTTTACATTGCTAAGCGATAAAGGCAAAATTCGCTTGCAATTACCAAGCGGCTACGCCTGGATTGTACAAGTAGCGAATCAAGAGGCTTCTTTACCAACGTATGCTTATATGGATAACCTACAAGAGCAAACCGTTTTTACAGCCGCCTGGCGAGTTTCCTTCACGACGGGCGGACCTGTCTTGCCGAAAAGTCGACGGCTAAAAGAATTGAGCTTTTGGACGGATTGGCACGATACTACGGCCGATAAATTTGGCGGTACAGCCAGCTACGAAACCGAGATTGAGCTGCAAAAGCAGCAAAGCAAGGCTTACCTCCTAACTTTAGGCCAGCTGGCTGAAAGCGCACGCGTTTTGGTGAATGGACAAGAGGCTGGTATGGTATGGTCTTACCCTTTTCAAATCGAGATTGGCCAGTTGCTTCGCAACGGGAAAAATACCATCCGCATAGAAGTCGCTAACCTGATGGCTAATCGTGTTCGCGAGTTGGACAGGCAGCACGTGCCCTGGCGCAACTATCATGAAATAAATTTTGTCAATATCGATTATAAGCCCTTTGACGCAAGCCAATGGCCGCTGCAAGATAGTGGTTTAAAAGGGCCTGTGCAGCTATTTGTCTATTAG